From the genome of Ictalurus punctatus breed USDA103 chromosome 28, Coco_2.0, whole genome shotgun sequence, one region includes:
- the uap1l1 gene encoding UDP-N-acetylhexosamine pyrophosphorylase-like protein 1 has product MLSFEEAKVKLESAGQSHVLRFWPELSAEERGAFLAELLQLEPAELQRHCRSAVEAASRTEERLCGRMEPVEPEFIGGVRRSDPGSLQEWEEEGFSQIAQNKVAVLLLAGGQGTRLGVPYPKGMYNVGLPSGKTLYQIQAERIRKVQELAKEKCGSKCTVPWYIMTSEFTLEPTEKFFKENNYFDLDPSNVVMFEQRMIPAVSFDGKLILEKKNKIAMAPDGNGGLYRALVDNKVLDDMERRGVQYLHVYCVDNILVKLADPLFIGFCVKKGADCGAKVVEKAYPSEPVGVVCRVDGVYQVVEYSELEPEIAEQRHPGGELVYNAGNICNHFFTRDFLWEVALNFQEQLKQHVAIKKVPFVDEEGKPVKPTKPNGIKMEKFVFDVFQFSKKFVAFEVLREDEFSPLKNADGAPVDTPTTVRRSLLAQHYHWALQAKAIFLDEHGNPITSEYRAAQDGDPPAVCEISPLVSYFGEGLEKLLKHRNLKSPFLLDDNNVKSFIDS; this is encoded by the exons ATGTTGTCGTTTGAAGAAGCtaaagtgaaattagagtccGCGGGTCAGAGCCACGTCCTGCGGTTCTGGCCTGAACTTTCGGCTGAGGAAAGGGGCGCGTTTCTGGCCGAGCTGCTTCAGCTGGAGCCCGCAGAGCTGCAGAGACACTGCCGGAGCGCCGTCGAGGCCGCGAGCCGAACGGAGGAGCGGCTGTGTGGGCGCATGGAGCCGGTGGAGCCCGAGTTCATCGGCGGGGTGCGGAGAAGTGATCCGGGCTCACTGCAGGAGTGGGAGGAGGAAG GTTTTTCACAGATCGCCCAAAACAAAGTAGCTGTGCTGCTGTTAGCTGGAGGACAAGGAACCAGACTCGGCGTTCCGTATCCTAAAGGAATGTACAACGTAGGGCTACCGAGTGGCAAAACTTTGTATCAGATCCAAGCAGAGCGGATTCGGAAGGTGCAAGAGCTGGCCAAAGAGAAATGTGGTTCCAAGTGTACAGTACCTTG GTATATAATGACCAGTGAGTTCACTCTGGAGCCCACAGAGAAGTTCTTCAAAGAGAACAACTATTTTGACCTGGACCCTTCCAACGTGGTGATGTTTGAGCAGAGGATGATCCCAGCTGTCAGCTTTGATGGGAAGCTTATTCTGGAAAAGAAGAATAAGATAGCCATGGCTCCag ACGGGAACGGAGGCCTTTATCGTGCCCTTGTAGACAACAAGGTCTTAGATGATATGGAGAGAAGGGGGGTGCAGTATCTTCATGTCTACTGTGTTGATAACATTCTGGTTAAACTGGCTGATCCACTGTTCATTGGCTTCTGTGTAAAGAAAGGAGCTGACTGTGGTGCTAAG GTGGTAGAGAAGGCGTATCCATCCGAGCCTGTGGGTGTAGTATGTCGTGTAGATGGTGTGTACCAAGTGGTGGAATACAGCGAACTGGAGCCTGAGATAGCAGAGCAGCGCCACCCCGGGGGAGAACTCGTGTACAACGCTGGAAACATCTGCAATCACTTCTTCACCAGAGACTTCCTTTGGGAGGTGGCCCT GAATTTTCAGGAGCAATTGAAGCAACATGTAGCCATCAAGAAAGTACCATTTGTGGATGAAGAGGGTAAACCTGTGAAACCTACAAAACCGAATGGAATAAAAATGGAGAAGTTTGTCTTTGACGTCTTCCAGTTTTCAAA AAAATTCGTTGCCTTTGAGGTTCTGAGGGAGGACGAGTTCTCACCACTGAAAAATGCAGATGGCGCTCCAGTTGACACTCCGACCACAGTGAGGCGCTCTCTGTTGGCTCAGCACTATCACTGGGCATTGCAAGCCAAGGCCATTTTCCTGGATGAGCATGGCAACCCCATCACTTCAGAATACAG GGCGGCTCAGGATGGTGATCCTCCAGCAGTGTGTGAAATCTCTCCACTTGTGTCTTATTTTGGAGAG GGCCTGGAGAAGCTGCTCAAACACAGGAACCTGAAATCTCCTTTTCTGCTTGATGACAACAATGTGAAGAGTTTCATAGATTCATAG
- the zdhhc12b gene encoding palmitoyltransferase ZDHHC12-B, whose amino-acid sequence MVVQNTFIIRCVKCTSKYARMFKNVFGSGFLVRTAHVFLTWVITLILFVHDTDLRREEEAGRLTLPILFVLLVLLSVLLYFAVSLMDPGFVLADDCDLQFALGIAEEQQDMIPQIKPFRQRRCGHCLLQQPMRSKHCQTCQHCVRRYDHHCPWIENCVGERNHRWFVLYLAVQFVVLLWGLHMAWSGFSDAATWQVWLKSNSMLLVTCAVVALLAFTVLLLLGSHLYLVSLNTTTWEFMSRHRISYLKHCGVDENPFDRGTLRNLWSFFCVWSTVVWEQAYFRQGCDSA is encoded by the exons ATGGTTGtacaaaatacttttattattagGTGTGTAAAATGTACGTCTAAGTATGCTAggatgtttaaaaatgtgttcGGCTCAGGATTTCTCGTCAGAACCGCTCATGTTTTCCTGACATGGGTTATAACGCTGATTCTCTTCGTGCACGACACCG ATCTCCGCAGAGAGGAAGAAGCGGGTCGACTCACGCTGCCCATACTCTTCGTGCTGCTCGTGCTGCTTTCCGTGCTGCTCTACTTTGCTGTGTCACTAATGGATCCCGGGTTCGTGCTGGCTGATGACTGCGACCTACAG TTCGCTCTTGGCATCGCCGAGGAGCAGCAGGACATGATTCCCCAAATCAAACCATTCCGTCAGCGTCGCTGTGGCCATTGCCtgttacag CAACCGATGAGATCCAAGCACTGCCAGACGTGTCAGCACTGTGTGCGTCGCTATGATCATCATTGCCCATGGATTGAGAACTGCGTAGGGGAGAGGAACCATCGCTGGTTTGTGCTTTACTTGGCTGTGCAGTTCGTCGTGCTGCTCTGGGGGCTACACATGGCCTG GTCAGGGTTCAGTGATGCTGCGACGTGGCAGGTGTGGCTGAAATCGAACAGCATGCTGCTGGTGACGTGCGCTGTGGTGGCGCTACTGGCGTTCACCGTGCTGCTCCTCCTGGGCTCCCACCTTTACCTGGTGTCTTTGAATACCACCACCTGGGAGTTCATGTCACGCCACCGCATCTCCTACCTCAAACACTGCGGCGTTGACGAGAATCCCTTCGACCGCGGGACCTTGCGCAACCTGTGGAGCTTCTTCTGCGTGTGGAGCACGGTGGTGTGGGAGCAGGCGTACTTCAGGCAAGGCTGCGATTCCGCTTAA